In the genome of Gammaproteobacteria bacterium, the window CCGCCGAAATCGCCAGGCCAAGCACCGTGCGCGTATCCGCCGGATCGATCACGCCATCGTCCCACAGCCGCGCCGAGGCATAATACGGATGCCCCTGGTGCTCGTACTGCTCGATGATCGGCTGCTTGAATTCGGTCTCTTCCTGCGCGCTCCAGTTCTCGCCACGGCGCTCGAACTGATCCCTCTTGACCTGCGCCAGCACGCCCGCCGCCTGCTCGCCACCCATCACCGACACCCGCGCATTGGGCCACATGAACAGGAAGCGCGGATCGTAGGCGCGACCGCACATGCCGTAATTTCCGGCGCCGAATGAACCGCCGATCAACACCGTGAACTTCGGCACCGCCGCACAGGCCACCGCGGTGACCATCTTGGCGCCGTGCTTGGCAATGCCGCCGGCTTCGTACTGGCGCCCGACCATGAAGCCGGTGATGTTCTGCAGGAACACCAGCGGAATGCCGCGCTGCGCGCACAACTCGATGAAATGCGCGCCCTTCTGCGCCGATTCGCTGAACAGGATGCCGTTGTTGGCGAGCACTCCGACCGGATAACCCCACAGCCGCGCGAAGCCACACACCAGCGTTGCGCCATAGAGCGACTTGAACTCGTCGAACACCGAGCCATCGACGAGGCGAGCGATCACCTCGCGCACATCGTAGGGCTTGCGGGTATCGCGCGGGATCACTCCATAAATATCGGCGGGCTCGTACAGCGGCTCTTCGGCGGCGATCACATCCAACCCCGGTGATTTCACCCGGTTCAGGCGAGCGACCGCGCGCCGCGCAAGCTCCAGCGCATGGTGATCGTTGCGCGCGTAATGGTCCGCCACACCCGAGGTGCGGCAGTGCACATCGGCACCACCGAGATCCTCTGCGCTGACGATCTCGCCGGTGGCGGCGCGCACCAGCGGCGGGCCACCGAGAAAGATCGTGCCCTGCTCGCGCACGATGATCGCCTCGTCGGCCATGGCCGGCACATAGGCTCCACCGGCCGTGCACGAACCCATCACCACCGCGATCTGCGCAATGTTGCGTGCCGACAGATTCGCCTGGTTGAAAAAAATACGCCCGAAATGCTCGCGGTCGGGAAACACCTCGTCCTGGCGCGGCAGGTTGGCCCCACCCGAATCCACCAGGTAGATGCACGGCAGGGCGTTCTGCGCGGCGATGGCCTGCGCCCGCAGGTGCTTCTTCACGGTGAGCGGGTAATAGCTGCCGCCCTTCACGGTCGCATCATTGGCGACGATCATGCATTCCTGGCCGCTGACCCGCCCGATCCCGGTGATGATCCCGGCGGCCGGCACATCGTCGTCGTAGACACCGAGAGCCGCGAGCGCGGACAGTTCCAGGAACGGCGAACCCGGGTCGAGCAGCGCATCGATGCGCTCGCGCGGCAACAGCTTGCCCCGTCCGAGGTGCAATTCGCGGGCGCGTTCACCGCCCCCGAGACGCGCGGTCTCGAGATGCGTCCGCAGATCATCGACCTGGGCCTGCATCGCGGCGCGATTCTCCGCGAATTCGGCGCCGCGGACATTGATGGCAGTCTGGATCACGTTCATGACAGTTTCCGTTGCCGCCTCAGCGGGTTTCGTTGAACAGTTCGCGTCCGATCAGCATGCGGCGGATCTCGGAGGTGCCCGCGCCGATCTCGTAGAGCTTGGCATCGCGCAGCAGCCTGCCCGTGGGGTAGTCGTTGATATAACCGTTGCCACCGAGAATCTGGATCGCATCGAGTGCCAACCGGGTGGCGGATTCGGCGGTGTAGAGAATGACCGCCGCCGCATCCTTGCGCGCGGTTTCATTGCGGTCGCAGGCGCGGGCCACCGCGTACAGATAGCTGCGCCCGGCATTCAGCGTGGTGTACATATCGGCCACCTTGCCCTGGATCAGCTGGAATTCGCCTATCGACTGCCCGAACTGCTTGCGCTCGTGCATATAGGGGATCACGACGTCGAGGCAGGCCTGCATGATCCCGACCGGTCCACCGGAGAGCACCACGCGCTCGTAATCCAGGCCCGACATCAGCACCGCGGCGCCGCGGTTCTCGCTGCCGAGCACGTTTTCCGCCGGCACCTCGCAATCGACGAACACCAGCTCGCAGGTATTCGAGCCGCGCATGCCGAGCTTGTCGAGTTTCTGGCCACGCGCGAACCCCGCGAAATCACGCTCGACGATGAAGGCCGTGATGCCGCGCGAACCGGCTTCGGGCTCGGTTTTGGCGTAAATCACGTAGACGTTGGCATCCGGCCCGTTGGTGATCCACATCTTGTTGCCGTTCAACACGTAGCGATCGCCGCGCCGCTCGGCACGCAGGCGCATGCTGACCACATCCGAGCCGGCGTTGGGCTCGCTCATCGCCAGCGCGCCCACGTGCTCGCCGCTCACCAGTTTCGGCAGGTATTTCTGCTTCTGTGTGCTGTTGCCGTTGCGGTGAATCTGGTTCACGCAGAGATTGGAATGCGCTCCATATGAAAGGCCGACCGAGGCCGAGGCACGGCTGATTTCCTCCATCGCGATCGCATGCGCGAGATAACCGAGACCGCTGCCGCCATACTCCTCGGCAACCGTGATGCCGAGCAGGCCGAGTTCACCGAACTTGCGCCACATATCGGCCGGGAATTCGTTGTCGCGATCGATCCGGGCCGCGCGCGGCGCCAGCTCGTCACGGGCAAACGCATGCACCGTCTCGCGCAACATGTCGATATCGCTGCCAAGCTCGAAATTCAGGGAGGGATAACCATTGCTCATCACTTGCTCCTGTTGCGGACCGTTTCTTTCGTGGCGGGTTCGCCGAGCGCCTCGAGACAACCCGCCTCGACCTCGCTCAGTTCATCGAACATGGTACGCATCTCGCGCAGCCGTTCCTCGAGAATCCTGCGTTGCTCGCGCACCCGCTCGAGCAGCCGGCGCAACTGTTGCCGGTTGTCGTGGGCGGGATCGTACATGGAGATGATGTCGCGGCTCTCCTCCAGCGAGAAGCCAAGACGCTTGCCACGCAGGATCAGCTTGAGACGCACCCGGTCGGCGGGAGAATAGACGCGTGTCTGGCCGCGTCGCTGCGGCGCGAGCAAGCCTATTTCCTCGTAATGACGGATGGTGCGCGCGGTGACCGCGAATTCACGGGCCAACTCGCCGATCGAATAACTCCGCATGATCGATGCCCTCGAACAGCTGGAGCGAAAGCCTATATGCCGTTTACGTTAACGTCAACTTTTGTCTCGACCGAGAACACTCTTCACGAAGGGAATGCTGATCCGCCTTCCGGCTTCGAGGGTGGCCGAATCAAGCCGGTCCAGCGTTTCGATCAAACTGCTCATGCCGCGGGCGTTGCGCAGCAGGATGAATCGCGCCACCTCGGGCTCCAGCGTCATGCCGCGATCGCGCGCCCGCAACTGCAGGGCCAGGAGCTTTTCGTCGTCATCGAGACCCGCCAGCCCGAGAACCAGCGCGGCCTGCAGCCGCGAGCGCAGATCGGGCAGCACGATACCGAGATCCGCGGGCGGTTTGCGTGCCGCAAGCAACAGTCCCGTCGCGTTCTCGACGATCCGGTTGTACAGATGAAACAGCGCCTCTTCCCAGTCGGGCATGCCGATCACCGCGTCGATATCATCGAGGCATACCAGCGCGCGCGTCTCCAGGCCCGCAAACAGTTCCGCGGGCGGACAATCGCGCAGCTCCGCCAAGGGAAAATAGGCCGTGCCCGCACCCTGACGCTCGAGATACTGACAACTGGCCGTGAGCAGGTGACTGCGACCACTGTCGCTTGCGCCATGCAGCAGCAAGGTCCAGTGCGACCGCTCGAGCAGGGCGCGCAGACGCTCCACGCACAGCCGGTTGGAATCGCAAACCAGGAAATTGTCGAATGAAGCCTCGTCCGCGAGCCGCACCGGAAGCACCAGCTGGCCGGGCATCAGTCGCCGCCGCCGGCGGGCACACCGGGCGCCGATTCCTCAGCCACGGGCTCCGCCGCCGCCGGGCCATAGAGGCTGCTGGACCGGTAGCGATCGTGTGCATGACGCAACAGCACCATGATCACCGCCGAGACCGGCAATGCGAGCAGCACGCCGGTGAAACCGAACAGTTGTCCGCCCGCCATCACCGCGAAGATCACCACTACCGGATGCAGCCCGATCCGGTCTCCCACCAGCTTCGGCGTCAGGTACATGCCCTCCAGCAGCTGCGCCAGCGTGAACACCAGCGCCACCCACAGCAGCGGCAGCCAGTCACCGAACTGCAGCAATGCCGCCACCGATGCCGCACTGATTCCGAGCAGCAGCCCGAGATAAGGCACGATCGCCGCGAGCCCCGCAAGCATGCCGATCAACAGCGCCAGATCGAGTCCGACCAGCATCAAACCGACGGTGTAACATACGCCGAGCGCCAGCATCACCAGCAGCTGACCGCGCAGAAACGCGCTCACCACCTCGTCGCATTCGCACGCCAGCGCCACGACGGTCGGTTCCCACGCACGCGGCAGGGTGCCGCGCACATTGGCGAGCATCACGTCCCAGTCACGCAGCAGGTAAAAGGTCACCACCGGGATCAGCACCAGGTTCGCGATCCAGCCGAGCAGTACCAGCGAGGACGAGGTCGCGGATACCAGCAGCCCCTGCGCCACGCCCCCGGCGCTCTGCCAGTTGGCCATCAGGGCCTGCTTGATTTTCTCCAGCGGAATATCGCCGGCACCGACATTGAACTGTCCCTCGAGCCAAGGCAGCAGGCTGAGCTTGAACCAGTCGATCGCCAGCGGAACCTTGGCGGCCACCACGTGCATCTGGCGACCGAGCAGCGGAACCAGCACCAGCACCAGGAGGATCAGCAGCAAGCTCATCAGAAAAAACACGAGACTGACGCACAATCCGCGCCCCATTCCGAGGCGCTCCAGGCGATCGACGGCCGGATCCCATAGATAGGCCAGCGCCGTCGCGACCAGGAATGGCATCAGGATCGGTGCCAGCAGATGCAGCAGCAGCCCGGCAACCAGCAACAGTCCGAGCCCGGCGAGACGTTGCATCATCCGTGTGCTCGGCTTGTCCTCCTCGCTCACTCGCCGACCCACCGGTAACGGAGCTCTCCCGCAGCGCCCTCCTGGTGCAGACTGCGCAACAGCGACAGCTCTTTTTCGATGCTTTCGATCGATGCATCGCTGCTCAGGTCGAAAAACAGGGTGTCGCGATCGACCAGCGCCAGTTGAAAGCGGCGTACCGACGCCAGCTCCCTGAGCATGCCGGACAACTGCCAGTAGCCCGCGAAGCTCCCGACTCCGTCGATGCGGATGCGCAACTGCCCGGCATGCTCGGGATCGGGACGCACGGCGTAACGCTGCGCCAGCGTCTCGGCGAGCGCGTCCACCAGCTGCGCACCGAGCGCATCGACCGAAGCCGCAGTGGCCTGTCCGAAGACCGTCTCGCCATCTATCTGCTGCTGCCACTCGCCTTGCCACTGCCCATCGATCGCGCGCACCAGGTGCCCGATCACGATGGCGTCGGCGCCGTAACGCTGCGATGCGGGCACCAGCACCGAGGCATCGAGCGCCGCAACCTGCTCGACGCTGACCGCCAGGCTGTCTTCCAGGTCGAGCGCGGGGAACAGCAGCGGAATGCCACGACGCGCGCCATCCATGCGCAACCATCCGGCAACCGTGCCATCGGTTTCCGGGCTCACAATTCGCGGCCCTGCGCCCTCATCGAGCGCGAGCCACAACAGCGTACCCGGACGATTGGGCGAGAGTTGCGGCTCACCGGCCCGACGCAGGATTTCCAGCACGGCGGCCGGCGCATAACTCATGTGCAGCAACAGTTCGGGAGCGGTGGCATTGTCGCGTGGTGGAAGGTCCGAGCGCCGGAAATAGAATTGCTGCAGCAGCGATGGCCCGTCGGCCAGCGCGGCGCTGACCACCGGATTCTGCAATACCTGGGCCGAACCCGAGACCTTGACCAGCACCATTGCGAATCCGGTTCGTGCGGCCGCATTGCGCGTTGCTGGCTCCTGGTCCGCAACTGCCACTTCCGCCTCGTACAAGCCGCTCACCGGCTCGGCAAAGGCAACCAGCGCAAACTGGACGAGCAGCATCGCAAGGATGCCGCGAAGGGCGATCTGGCTACTCATGCACTGGGCCGGTGATGAAGGTGAGCGGCGCATTCTAGCAAGGTGGCGCCAGCCTCCACAAAGCACGCCCGGGCGGTTTGCTGGCCCGGATCGGCTGCTGCTAGAATCGCCCGCCCCAGCGACAGGCGAAAAAGGCGAAAAACGCATGCCCGATACCAGCAACAAGCCCCTCTCCTACAAGGATGCGGGGGTCGATATCGATGCGGGCGACGCGCTGGTCGCAAACATCAAGAGCGTGGCGCGACGCACCGCGCGCCCGGAAGTGCTCGGTGGGCTGGGCGGTTTTGGTGCACTGTGCGAGATTCCCAAAAAATACCACGAGCCGGTACTGGTGTCCGGAACCGATGGCGTCGGCACCAAGCTGCGGCTGGCGATGCAGCTCGGCAGGCACGACACCATCGGCATCGACCTGGTGGCGATGTGCGTCAATGACCTGGTGGTGAGCGGCGCCGAGCCGCTGTTCTTTCTCGATTACTACGCCACCGGCCGTCTCGATGTCGCTATCGCAACCCGCGTGGTGCAGGGTATCGGCGAGGGTTGTGCGCAGGCCGGGTGTGCACTGGTCGGCGGCGAGACCGCCGAGATGCCCGGCATGTACCACGGCGAGGATTACGATCTCGCCGGCTTCTGTGTCGGGGTGGTGGAAAAGAGTCGCATCATCAACGGCAGCCAGGTGCGCGCCGGCGATGTGCTGATCGGTCTGGGCTCGAGTGGCGCGCATTCGAACGGCTACTCGCTCATCCGCAGGATTCTCGAACGCAGCGGCGCGGATCTCGACAGCGACTTCGACGGGCGCCCGCTTGGCGAGGCCCTGCTCGCACCTACCCGCATCTACGTCAGGTCGCTGCTGAAGCTGATCGAAGCCTGCGAAGTGAAAGCGATGGCGCATATCACCGGAGGCGGCCTGCTGGAGAATATTCCGCGGGTGATCCCCGACGGCTGCCAGGCGGTTATCGATACCGCCAGCTGGGTGGAACCGGAGTTATTCCGCTGGCTGGCGCGGGCGGGAAACGTAGAGCGGATGGAAATGTACCGTACTTTCAACTGCGGTGTGGGCATGGTGATCTGCGTGGCAGCCGAACAATCCGCCGCAGCACTCGCGCTGTTGCGCACGGCAGGCGAGAACGCCTGGCGGCTTGGCCATATC includes:
- a CDS encoding methylcrotonoyl-CoA carboxylase, with translation MNVIQTAINVRGAEFAENRAAMQAQVDDLRTHLETARLGGGERARELHLGRGKLLPRERIDALLDPGSPFLELSALAALGVYDDDVPAAGIITGIGRVSGQECMIVANDATVKGGSYYPLTVKKHLRAQAIAAQNALPCIYLVDSGGANLPRQDEVFPDREHFGRIFFNQANLSARNIAQIAVVMGSCTAGGAYVPAMADEAIIVREQGTIFLGGPPLVRAATGEIVSAEDLGGADVHCRTSGVADHYARNDHHALELARRAVARLNRVKSPGLDVIAAEEPLYEPADIYGVIPRDTRKPYDVREVIARLVDGSVFDEFKSLYGATLVCGFARLWGYPVGVLANNGILFSESAQKGAHFIELCAQRGIPLVFLQNITGFMVGRQYEAGGIAKHGAKMVTAVACAAVPKFTVLIGGSFGAGNYGMCGRAYDPRFLFMWPNARVSVMGGEQAAGVLAQVKRDQFERRGENWSAQEETEFKQPIIEQYEHQGHPYYASARLWDDGVIDPADTRTVLGLAISAALNAPVSATRFGVFRM
- a CDS encoding isovaleryl-CoA dehydrogenase, with product MSNGYPSLNFELGSDIDMLRETVHAFARDELAPRAARIDRDNEFPADMWRKFGELGLLGITVAEEYGGSGLGYLAHAIAMEEISRASASVGLSYGAHSNLCVNQIHRNGNSTQKQKYLPKLVSGEHVGALAMSEPNAGSDVVSMRLRAERRGDRYVLNGNKMWITNGPDANVYVIYAKTEPEAGSRGITAFIVERDFAGFARGQKLDKLGMRGSNTCELVFVDCEVPAENVLGSENRGAAVLMSGLDYERVVLSGGPVGIMQACLDVVIPYMHERKQFGQSIGEFQLIQGKVADMYTTLNAGRSYLYAVARACDRNETARKDAAAVILYTAESATRLALDAIQILGGNGYINDYPTGRLLRDAKLYEIGAGTSEIRRMLIGRELFNETR
- a CDS encoding MerR family DNA-binding transcriptional regulator, with the protein product MRSYSIGELAREFAVTARTIRHYEEIGLLAPQRRGQTRVYSPADRVRLKLILRGKRLGFSLEESRDIISMYDPAHDNRQQLRRLLERVREQRRILEERLREMRTMFDELSEVEAGCLEALGEPATKETVRNRSK
- the hda gene encoding DnaA regulatory inactivator Hda; translation: MMPGQLVLPVRLADEASFDNFLVCDSNRLCVERLRALLERSHWTLLLHGASDSGRSHLLTASCQYLERQGAGTAYFPLAELRDCPPAELFAGLETRALVCLDDIDAVIGMPDWEEALFHLYNRIVENATGLLLAARKPPADLGIVLPDLRSRLQAALVLGLAGLDDDEKLLALQLRARDRGMTLEPEVARFILLRNARGMSSLIETLDRLDSATLEAGRRISIPFVKSVLGRDKS
- a CDS encoding AI-2E family transporter translates to MMQRLAGLGLLLVAGLLLHLLAPILMPFLVATALAYLWDPAVDRLERLGMGRGLCVSLVFFLMSLLLILLVLVLVPLLGRQMHVVAAKVPLAIDWFKLSLLPWLEGQFNVGAGDIPLEKIKQALMANWQSAGGVAQGLLVSATSSSLVLLGWIANLVLIPVVTFYLLRDWDVMLANVRGTLPRAWEPTVVALACECDEVVSAFLRGQLLVMLALGVCYTVGLMLVGLDLALLIGMLAGLAAIVPYLGLLLGISAASVAALLQFGDWLPLLWVALVFTLAQLLEGMYLTPKLVGDRIGLHPVVVIFAVMAGGQLFGFTGVLLALPVSAVIMVLLRHAHDRYRSSSLYGPAAAEPVAEESAPGVPAGGGD
- a CDS encoding DUF2066 domain-containing protein, which translates into the protein MSSQIALRGILAMLLVQFALVAFAEPVSGLYEAEVAVADQEPATRNAAARTGFAMVLVKVSGSAQVLQNPVVSAALADGPSLLQQFYFRRSDLPPRDNATAPELLLHMSYAPAAVLEILRRAGEPQLSPNRPGTLLWLALDEGAGPRIVSPETDGTVAGWLRMDGARRGIPLLFPALDLEDSLAVSVEQVAALDASVLVPASQRYGADAIVIGHLVRAIDGQWQGEWQQQIDGETVFGQATAASVDALGAQLVDALAETLAQRYAVRPDPEHAGQLRIRIDGVGSFAGYWQLSGMLRELASVRRFQLALVDRDTLFFDLSSDASIESIEKELSLLRSLHQEGAAGELRYRWVGE
- the purM gene encoding phosphoribosylformylglycinamidine cyclo-ligase, producing MPDTSNKPLSYKDAGVDIDAGDALVANIKSVARRTARPEVLGGLGGFGALCEIPKKYHEPVLVSGTDGVGTKLRLAMQLGRHDTIGIDLVAMCVNDLVVSGAEPLFFLDYYATGRLDVAIATRVVQGIGEGCAQAGCALVGGETAEMPGMYHGEDYDLAGFCVGVVEKSRIINGSQVRAGDVLIGLGSSGAHSNGYSLIRRILERSGADLDSDFDGRPLGEALLAPTRIYVRSLLKLIEACEVKAMAHITGGGLLENIPRVIPDGCQAVIDTASWVEPELFRWLARAGNVERMEMYRTFNCGVGMVICVAAEQSAAALALLRTAGENAWRLGHIDAAPTGSERVRLLGC